The Carnobacterium divergens nucleotide sequence AAAAGGAATTACTTTTGTAGATGCTTCAGGTAAGGCTTTTGATGGAACTATTACAGCTGATGTTTCACAAGTGGATACCTCAAAAATTGGTGTTTACCCAGTTAAATATACCATCACTGAAAATGTTGCAGCAGATGAACAACGTGCTTCCGCTGAACCACAAGTGATGGAATTTCAATCAGCTGTTGCGATTATGAATGCATCGATGGTAGAAAAAATAGTGGAAGAAACAACCTTAACAATCAATAAAACAACTAATACAGAAGCAAACAAAGCAACTCATACGTCAAAAGATGGCTTGTTAAAATTTGAGGTTTGGTATATTTCAGAAACAAATTATGGATTAAGAGTCACTAATTTAGATTCTGGTGAGGTGGTAAAAGACGATATAATCTCTTCTACTATTTATAATTCTCTTATATTTACTGTTGAAATGCCTCTATTAAATGCTAAAGATGTTTATGTAATCAAGTTTAACTTCACAGAAGGCGGAACAGGTACTGAGGTGTTGAATGAAACGGTTTCAGCAAACGCGGCATCTGGAAATCAAACGCCTGCTAAATCAGCAGCATCTACAAAACCAACAAAATTAGCACAAACAAATGCAGGATTTGGATTTATGCCAACATTCAGCAGTATTGGTTTATTAGGTGGTTCACTTGCAGCTTTTGTTAGAAGCCGTAAAAAATAAGTACAATAAATTGAATATAAATGAGTGTCAGTCATCTGATACTCATTTTTGTTCGTTTTGGAGGTGAACAGTTCATTGGGGAATTCAAATGAAAATCAAGAAATAAAGTCAACCAAAAAAATTAATTTCATTTTGATTGATTATCAAGAACCACAAAAAAAAGAGCAAACAAATTATGAATTGATTGTACAACCAACAAATCCAAATAAAAGAAAAAAGACAAAGAATAAATGGTACTACATAAGTATTTTACTCCTTCTTTTAGCTCTGTTTATTACGTTTGGTAACCAAATCTATCAAAAGAGTGAAGCTCAAAAAACAAATGAACGGATTGAAAGGGTAAAACAAGCATTAATAAAAAAACAATATGAAAAAAAAGAAATCGCTGAGATAAAGAAAAAAAATACTCAATCTAAGGTTGAATTTACGTATCAACCTCAGGAAACTTTTTTAGACGATTCAGATGAAGAAGTTTATTTAGGTCAAGTTTCAATTCCTAAGGTTCACCTTCAGTTGCCAATTGTGAAGGGGGTCGGAGAAAAAAACCTTTATCGAGGAGCGGCTACTAATAAGGTTGGTCAACTAATGGGAAAGGGAAATTACCCAATGGCTGCTCATAAAGTTCCTGGAGACGACACATCTTTGTTTGGACCTTTATTTAATGTGAAAAATGGAGATTTGATTTATTTACAAGACAGTCAGTTTATTTATACGTATCGGGTGAACAACATAGAAATCGTGGCACCAGACAGAGTTGATATTTTAGATGATAGAGCCAATAAAACCATGATTACAATGTACACTTGTAGTACAGATGCTGGTGTAGAGCGCTTAGTTGTTCAAGGAGAATTTGAAAAAAAGACAGAACTTGCAAAAGCCTCCCAACAAGAACAAGCAGCTTTTACTGACAAGAGTTAAATTTTTAAAACAAAGGCAATAAAAGATTGACAAACAAGATTATTTTGCGCTATTATTAAGACAACTTAATACGAAGCGTTGAGAGAAAAAAGTAATGATTTATGGCTAGCATAGCGAGTCTGGGAGAGTGAGAGCCAGAACTAGAGGAAATTGTGAAAGGCATTCTTGAGCTTGTTCAATGAAGATGCTAGCGATTGTGCTAGAATTAGGGTGGAACCGCGATGTTAAATCGTCCCTATGTTAACAAAGAGTCTTGTTAACATAGGGACTTTTTGTTGTATTTTTTAAAGGAGATGGAAAATTCATTTGGAATAAAAAATATGAAGTAAGAAGAAAAGAAATTGTTTTTTTATGAACATCAACTATAATCCAACAAAAGGAGTTTATCATTTATGAGTAAAAAATTAACAATCCAAGAGATGATTTTGACATTGCAAAAATTTTGGTCTGAGCAAGGTTGTATGCTGATGCAATCGTACGATACTGAAAAAGGGGCAGGTACTATGAGTCCCTATACTTTTTTACGGGCTATTGGACCAGAACCATGGAATGCGGCTTATGTGGAGCCTTCAAGAAGACCTGCAGATGGACGTTATGGAGAAAATCCGAATCGTTTATTCCAACATCATCAATTTCAAGTTGTTATGAAGCCTTCTCCAGAAAATATTCAAGAATTGTATCTAGAAAGTTTGCAATTATTAGGGATTGA carries:
- a CDS encoding class A sortase, with the translated sequence MGNSNENQEIKSTKKINFILIDYQEPQKKEQTNYELIVQPTNPNKRKKTKNKWYYISILLLLLALFITFGNQIYQKSEAQKTNERIERVKQALIKKQYEKKEIAEIKKKNTQSKVEFTYQPQETFLDDSDEEVYLGQVSIPKVHLQLPIVKGVGEKNLYRGAATNKVGQLMGKGNYPMAAHKVPGDDTSLFGPLFNVKNGDLIYLQDSQFIYTYRVNNIEIVAPDRVDILDDRANKTMITMYTCSTDAGVERLVVQGEFEKKTELAKASQQEQAAFTDKS